A single region of the Dethiobacter alkaliphilus AHT 1 genome encodes:
- a CDS encoding OsmC family protein, which translates to MSSVKVKWQNDLYFQGVSGSGQTVQLEGATGTGQGVRPSEMLLLALGGCTGMDIVSLLQKFEARLDHFQVELGGEKHSQHPKSFRTITAVYHISGDVTPQQAWKAVSSSYKKYSVIANSLQANIEYRVLLNGEEITEK; encoded by the coding sequence ATGTCATCTGTTAAGGTTAAATGGCAAAATGATCTATACTTTCAAGGTGTTTCCGGCTCTGGGCAAACCGTACAACTTGAAGGGGCAACCGGTACCGGCCAGGGAGTTCGTCCCAGTGAAATGCTTCTTTTGGCTCTTGGTGGTTGTACCGGCATGGATATTGTCTCTCTACTGCAGAAATTTGAAGCCCGGCTGGACCATTTTCAGGTAGAGCTGGGTGGGGAAAAACATAGCCAACATCCCAAGTCATTTCGTACTATAACTGCAGTTTACCATATATCAGGCGATGTTACACCCCAACAAGCCTGGAAAGCTGTGAGCAGTTCCTATAAGAAATACAGCGTTATAGCAAATTCCCTGCAGGCCAACATAGAATATCGCGTTCTGCTAAACGGAGAGGAAATCACAGAAAAATAA
- a CDS encoding desulfoferrodoxin FeS4 iron-binding domain-containing protein, whose protein sequence is MKKLATSVGETYRCDVCGNVVKVVNSGAGVLVCCGEAMVKIEEAD, encoded by the coding sequence GTGAAAAAGTTGGCTACCAGTGTGGGGGAAACCTATCGGTGTGACGTTTGCGGCAACGTAGTCAAGGTTGTCAATAGCGGTGCCGGGGTGTTAGTTTGCTGCGGCGAAGCAATGGTAAAAATAGAAGAAGCGGATTAA
- a CDS encoding HD-GYP domain-containing protein, translating into MRKMPVTLLRPGMILAKSVSGSDGQLWLSAGIKLKSSYITALWRTGIPYVYVLDPLLDDVSVPEVVSEETRRQAIKVLKNMMKAGKKETAPSELLLDDQFSQTVESMVQQVLENKDVMLNLAEIRNADDYTFCHSVNVCILSLLTGIDLDLSRTRLERLAAGALLHDVGKIRIDSKILNKKGSLSPDEFAEIQKHPAFGCEILSQQKNLPHEISTVVAQHHERCDGSGYPYRLHRDNIHQYARLVMVADVFDALTADRPYRTSLQPHQAIEMIMGCGDAYDMELTRLFLNHVAAYPVGTGVRLSNGDLGLVVSNRKGLPLHPVVRIAKDADGVAYLNPFDVDLAESLDLVISQVLDDVQVLEEFPIMSLQERA; encoded by the coding sequence ATGCGAAAAATGCCAGTTACACTACTTCGTCCCGGCATGATTTTGGCCAAATCTGTTTCCGGCTCAGACGGACAGCTTTGGCTAAGCGCCGGAATAAAACTCAAAAGCAGCTATATTACTGCTCTGTGGCGGACAGGCATTCCTTATGTGTATGTCCTGGACCCGCTGCTAGATGACGTATCGGTGCCTGAAGTGGTATCGGAAGAGACCAGGCGTCAGGCAATAAAAGTTCTTAAAAATATGATGAAAGCCGGAAAAAAGGAAACAGCCCCGTCGGAGCTGCTCCTTGACGATCAGTTTTCCCAGACTGTGGAAAGCATGGTTCAGCAAGTGCTGGAGAACAAAGATGTTATGTTGAATTTGGCTGAGATTCGCAATGCCGACGATTATACCTTTTGCCATTCAGTTAATGTTTGTATACTTTCCCTGTTGACCGGAATTGATCTGGACCTGTCCCGCACACGGCTGGAGAGATTGGCTGCAGGTGCGCTCTTGCATGATGTGGGGAAAATCCGGATTGACAGTAAGATACTTAATAAGAAGGGCAGCCTGTCTCCCGATGAGTTTGCCGAAATACAAAAGCATCCTGCTTTTGGTTGTGAGATTTTATCGCAACAGAAGAATCTGCCCCATGAAATCAGCACTGTGGTGGCACAACATCATGAACGTTGTGACGGCAGCGGGTACCCGTACAGGCTGCACAGAGATAATATACACCAGTATGCCCGTCTTGTAATGGTGGCCGATGTGTTTGATGCCCTTACCGCAGACCGTCCGTACCGCACTTCATTGCAGCCGCACCAGGCCATTGAAATGATAATGGGCTGTGGTGACGCCTATGATATGGAACTGACCCGGCTGTTTCTAAATCATGTAGCCGCTTATCCGGTGGGCACGGGAGTCCGGTTAAGTAACGGGGATCTTGGCCTGGTGGTTTCAAACCGGAAAGGTCTGCCGCTGCATCCGGTGGTGCGTATTGCCAAAGACGCCGACGGGGTTGCCTACCTCAACCCGTTTGATGTGGATCTGGCAGAAAGTCTTGATTTGGTAATTTCCCAAGTCTTAGACGATGTGCAGGTATTGGAGGAATTTCCCATCATGTCACTTCAGGAAAGGGCGTGA
- the rd gene encoding rubredoxin → MEKWVCSVCGYVYNPEEGDPDNGVSPGTSFDDLPDDWVCPECGVGKDMFEKE, encoded by the coding sequence ATGGAAAAATGGGTTTGTTCAGTTTGTGGCTACGTCTATAATCCTGAGGAAGGTGACCCGGATAACGGCGTCTCTCCCGGCACATCTTTTGACGACCTGCCGGACGATTGGGTCTGTCCGGAATGTGGTGTAGGTAAGGATATGTTTGAAAAGGAATAA